The Mycobacteriales bacterium genome includes a region encoding these proteins:
- the mnhG gene encoding monovalent cation/H(+) antiporter subunit G, whose product MREAVVIALCIVGLFFSLSGAVGVLRMPDLYTRIQCSSKTITMGALPVLIALVVAEGPVSPYGGRALLVALLLLVVNPAASHALARAAYKAGIPQWSGAVRDEVRERRNAAGENER is encoded by the coding sequence GTGAGGGAAGCGGTCGTCATCGCCCTGTGCATCGTCGGCCTGTTCTTCTCCTTGTCCGGTGCCGTCGGCGTGCTGCGGATGCCGGACCTCTACACCCGCATCCAGTGCTCGTCCAAGACCATCACCATGGGGGCGCTGCCGGTGCTCATCGCGCTCGTCGTCGCCGAGGGACCCGTCAGCCCGTACGGCGGTCGCGCTCTGCTGGTGGCTCTGCTGTTGCTCGTGGTCAACCCGGCGGCCTCACACGCGCTCGCCCGGGCGGCGTACAAGGCGGGCATACCGCAGTGGTCAGGTGCTGTGCGGGACGAGGTGCGTGAACGCCGTAACGCGGCAGGGGAGAACGAGCGGTGA
- a CDS encoding monovalent cation/H+ antiporter complex subunit F: protein MTDVYIAVAIAEIVIGGLLLVRLARGPSVCDRVVALNTLSTQATLSLLFYSAFADRSIDLDVAIWLAAFSYLGTLIWARFLERGLL, encoded by the coding sequence ATGACTGACGTCTACATCGCGGTCGCCATCGCCGAGATCGTCATCGGCGGACTGCTGCTGGTACGTCTCGCGCGGGGTCCGTCGGTGTGCGACCGGGTCGTCGCGCTCAACACCTTGTCGACCCAGGCCACCCTGTCGCTCTTGTTCTATTCGGCGTTCGCCGACCGGTCGATCGATCTTGACGTCGCCATCTGGCTCGCCGCGTTCAGCTACCTCGGCACGCTGATCTGGGCCCGGTTCCTGGAGAGGGGGCTGTTGTGA